CGATGGCCAGCGCGCAGAGAATGTCCGCCAGCGGCTCGGGCAGCGTGGCCAGTACTTCCCGCTGCAGGTAGTCCTGCAGCAGCGCACTGCCGCTCTCCGCCATCAGCGTGGCGCAGGGCGCCAGGCCATCGCCGGCCAGGCTCAGCAATCGCAGGCGGACGCCAGCGAACCAGCCTCGGGTCGCTTCGTGCAGCGCTTCGCGCTGGGCCTGCGGCCATTCCAGGCCGGATGCCTGCAGGTAGCGATCGAGCTCGCCCTGGGTCAGCGCGAGGGCCGAAGCGTCCAGCTCCAGCAGCTCGCCTTCGAGCAGCAGGCGTGTGAGGTTGCACATCGGTCGCCGTCGGCTGGCCAGCCACCAGCCGATCTGCGGGGAGGCCACGGCGAGCAGGCGGTCGAAACACTCGTCGAGCGCGGCATCCGGCGTCCGGGGATAGTCGTCGAGCATCAGCCAGACCGGCTCGCTCGCCGTCTCCAGCCAGGCGCTCAGCGCTTCTTCGCCGTCTCGGAGCACACCGAGCGCTTCCGCCAGCCGCTCGCAGAACTGCGCGGGCTCCAGCGCCCGGCCACCGAGCCCCAGCCAGACCACGCGGGTGCCGGCCGGCGCCTGGCGCGCGCACTCGCTCAGCAGCACCGTCTTGCCACAGCCGGGCGGCGCCACCAGCAGGCGCAGGCGGCATTCGGCGGAATCCAGGCTGCTCCGCAGGCGATCGCGGGACAGGTACTGGCGAGGCAGTCGCGGCAGCGCCGCGCTGTGCAGGGCGATTGTCGACATGGGCTTCTTCCGGCCATTTGCTGCGAGCCAGACTATGCCCAGGCGCGGACCGGGCAAAGGACCATCAGCCGCACTCATGGCCTGTCATAGCGCGGGCTGCTCCAGGCCCGGCGCAGACGCTGCGCCGCTCGAAAAAAAGAAGCCCGGCGGCTCGTGCGAGACGCCGGGCAAGGAGCGAGAGAGCCGGTCAGCGCACGCCGGTGTTGCGCAGCGCCGCCGGGGTGAAGTCGGCCATGCTGGCCTTGACGCCGAACTGATAGCCACGCTTCTCCTCGTTGTTCAGGCCGAAGGTCACGTAGCGGCCGGCGAGCACGTCGTAGAGCGATTCGGCGGAATAGCCGGTGGCGAGTTCCGGGTAGAAGGTCATCGAGTGGCCCTCACCCACGCGCCACAGTTGGCCACGGCCGTCGTACAGCTCCGACTCGGCGATCTGCCAGCTGTCCTCGTCGAGGTAGAAGCGGCGGGTGGCGTAGATGTTGCGTTCGCCGGACTTCAGGGTGCCCACCACTTCCCACACGCGGTGCAGTTCGTAACGGGTCAGGTCCTGGTTGATGTGGCCGGGTTTGACGATGTCGTCGTACGTGAGCTGCGGCGAGTTCAGCCGGTAGCTGTTGTACGGGATGTACATCTCGCGCTTGCCCACCAGTTTCCAGTCGTAACGGTCCGGGGCGCCGGAGAACATGTCGTAGTTGTCCGAGGTGCGCATGCCGTCGGAGGCGGTGCCGGGACCGTCATAGGCCACCTGCGGGGCGCGGCGCACTCGGCGCTGGCCGGCGTTGTAGATCCAGGCCAGGCGCGGCTCCTTGACCTGGTCCAGGGTTTCGTGGACCAGCAGCACGTTGCCGGCCAGGCGCGCCGGGGCGGTGACCTGCTGCTTGAAGTAGGTGAGGATGTTGCCGGTCTTGCCCTCGTCCTGGTCGGACATGCTCTGCGGCACCGCGATCGACTCCTCGAAGCGGATCGGCGTGTAGCTGCCATTGGTCTGCGGCACCACCTGCACCACCACGCGGGAAATGTTGCCGCCGTGGTAGCGGGTCAGGTGGTTCCACAGCGCCTGCACGCCGTTTTTCGGAATCGGGAAGGCGTAGTAGCGGCTCTTCTCGAAGTTCTCCAGGCCGTTGCCGTCGTTGATCGGCTGGACGAACTCGGCGCTGCGCTTGATGGCACCGTAGATGTCGTCGGGCAGCGCGAAGGTGCGGTGGCTCTTGTACACCGGGATCTTGTAGGTATCCGGGTAGCGCTTGAACAGCGCCAGTTGGCCGGCGGAGAGCTTGTCCTTGTACTGCCCGGCGTTCTGCGCGGTGATGGTGAACAGCGGCTGCTCGCCGGCGAACGGGTCGGCGAGGAAGCCCTTGGCGTCCACCTTGGCGGCGTCGCGGGCGATGCCGCCGGTCCAGGCCGGGATGCTGCCGTCGGCGTTGCCTTCCTTCTGCGAGCCCATTGGCGTGAGGCTGCTGCCCAGCTTGGCCACCTCGTCGGCGGAGACCGCGGCCATCACCCCGCAGGACAGCAGGCTCAAGGCCAGCGCGCCGCATTGAAGGATTCTTGTCGTTCTCATACGTCGGTTCCTTGGTCAGGCAGGTCAGAAGTTCACGCCGAAGCTGAGCGACACGAAGTCGCGGTCGACGATGGTGTTGTAATCGCCGCCGAAGAAGTTCGTGTAGTTCAGGCTCGCGGTGTAGGTGTTCTGGTACTCGGCGTCGAGGCCGACGCTGGCGGCCTTGCTGCCTTCGTTGAAGACCGGGCCGTAGCCATGCACGTCATGGGACCAGGCCACGTTGGGCTTGAGGTTCACCCCGGCGAAGACGTTGTTGTAGTCCCAGATGGCGCGGGCGCGGTACCCCCAGGACGACGAGGTGTAGAAGCCGCCGCTGCCGTACTCGGCGTCGGCCGCCGCGTTCTCCGGCACGCCATACACCGAATCGCGGCCGTAGCGCTCACCGACGTCGTTGGTCATGCCACCGACGTAGGTCACGCCGACCTCGCCGACCACCGTGACGCGGTCGGCGCCCAGGGTCTGGTCGAAGAAGTGGGTGAAGGTGGTCTGTGCCTGGGTCACTTCCTTGCGCACATAGCCGTGGTTGACCTGGCCGGCCTGGGCCAGGGCGCCGGGCACGCCGCCGCTGGCGAGTCCGTCGGCCACTGTGGTGGCCAAAAGCGGCGTCAGGTCGGTGGTGTTGAGCTGCAGCGGCATGTTCGGCCGGTAGCTGATCTCGCCGTTCCACGCGGTGCCGGTGGGCAGGGTGGTGGAGAAGCTCAGGCCGTACAGGCGGATGTCTTCAGGGTATTCGAGGAAGTAGTTGCCGCGCCCCAGCAGGATCGGCTGGGCCAGCGCCGAGGCGCCTGCCGAGATGGCGGTCAGCGCGTTGCCGATATCGGCGGCGCTGGCGTTCTTCATGCTCACGATGGGCGTGCGGCTGTGGTAGTTCATGGCGTACGCGCCGTATTCGACGTCATCGCCCAGCCAGCGCAGGGTCAGGCCCCACTGCCCGGAGTCGCGGGCATCGCGGTCGGCGCCGCGCGGCACCATCAGGCCCTCGGGGGTCACGGTCACGCCCAGGGAATTGAGCAGCGCCTTGGTCGCCGGGGCGTTCAGCGCGCTGACGGTGTTCTTGTCGAGGATGTTGTAGTTGCTGTTGCAGCCATCGGCGGCCACGTCGGTGGTGGAGAAGAAGGTGCCGCAGTTGTCGAGCACCGTCTGGTCCCACTCCAGCTGGTAGAAGCCTTCCACCGAGAGGCTGTCGGTGAGGCTCTGCGACAGGTAGAGCATGTTCACCGGGATCAGGCCTTCCTTGATTTCCGAGCCGGGCCGGCGGAAGGCGGAGACGTCGATGGGGTTGATGGCGTTGATGCTGTTGCCGATGAAGGTGCTCTCGCCCCAGCTCACCACTTGCTTGCCCAGGCGCACGGTGCCGGGCATCTCGGCGATGGAATAGTTGTAGTAGCCGAAGGCGTCGAGCAGTTGCGCCCCGGACGACTTGGCGCCCTCCTTGCGGCCATCGTCGGAGATGTCCTTCCAGGCCACGCTTTCATCCTTGAGGCGGAAGTCGTACCAGTACTTGCCACGGGTGAAGACGCCGAAGTCTCCGTATTTCAGCTCCAGGTCGTGGATGCCCTTGAAGATCTTCGAGAAGGTGTGGCCCTTGCGGAAGTTCAGGCGCCCGTCGTCGTTGGTCTGGGTCATCCCGTGGCCGCCGTTGGCGGAGCCGATCAGATCCTGCTTGGGACTCTGGGTACTCCAGCTGGCCCCCACGGACAGGCTGGAATCGAACTGTCCTTCGATTTCCCCAATGTTGAATGAAACGGCCTGAGCCTGGGTGGCGCATCCCAGGGCGACGGCGGTGGCGAGCAGTTGCGGTTGGAAGAATCCGCGCCTTGTTTTTGTTGTCATGCGGCTCTCCTGACGGTGTCGAGGTGGCTACACCCTACAAAGGCCCCCCGTGGGGAGTAAGCGCTCCAAGGTGGTATTCGCGATGTCGCCCGAAAGAGTGAATCCCCCCTCTGGAACGGGCATTTCCGGGCGACATTGGCGCAGGCAATGACAGGTCATCGAGCAACTGGATAGTGCATGGACATTGCCACTACCCGAATGACGCGGTTCTGGGGCATCCTTGGCACCCTATGCAAGCCATCGACCAACGCCCCACCGACAGCCACCTCAGCGAGCAGACTCGCGAGGTGGTCCTGCGCTATCACCAGTGCTGGAAGCATCGCGACCTCGAAGCGGTGCTCGCGCTCTACCATCCGCAGGTGGAGTACAACGACTTCTTCCAGAACCGCTGCCTGGGCCTCTCCGAGCTGCGCGAGTACGTGCTCGGCACCATGCCCAGCCGTCCGGAGGAGTTCCTCGACCACATCGACCGCATCCGCGTGGACGGCGATACCGCGTTCATCCAGTACCGCATCGCCGTCACCCTCAGCGGGCGCCTGGCGACCTTTCACTCCAGCGAAGCGATCACCGTGCGCGACGGCATGATCTGGCGGATCAACGAATACGCCTCGGTGGCGCGCGAAGGCGCCGAGAACCGCTCGCAGGCCAGCGACCCGCGCCCGGCCACCAGCCGCCTGGGCCTCTCGCCGCGTCAGCTGAGCCAGTTGGCCAACGACCTGGAGCACTACTTCAGCAAGAGCCAGCCATACCTGGCCCCGGACCTGGACCTGACCCAGGTGGCCACCGCCACCGGCTACACCCGCAACCAGATTTCCTACCTGCTCAACCAGGTGATGGGGCTGAGCTTCTACCAGTACGTCAATCAGACGCGCCTCACCCACCTGCTCGGCCAACTGCGCCCGCCGCTGCCGGCGCGCATCGACGAACTGGCCTTCTCCGCCGGCTTCAACTCGCTCTCGGCGTTCTACCGTTGCTTCCGCCAGCACACCGGGCAGTCTCCGCGCGAGTACCTCAAGCGCCTGCGCGACGAACAGAACGACGCCTGACCGGCATTTGCCGGCGGGCGCGCGGGCACTCCCCGCGTACCCGCGCAGACGACAGGCCCCCGCGCCACTTCTAGGCTTGCCGACATTCCCCTCCCTTCCCTCCCGGAGTCGTCTATGTCGGCATGGCGTCATATCAGTCTGTGGATGAACCAACTGGACGACGACCTCGTCCCGCGCCCGGCCCTGCACGGCGCCCTGGACGTCGACGTGGCCATCGCCGGCGCCGGCTACACCGGACTGTGGACCGCCTACTACCTGAAGCAGCGCGCGCCGCAGCTGAAGGTCGCCATCGTCGAAGCGGAAACCGCCGGCTTCGGCGCCTCGGGCCGCAACGGCGGCTGGCTGATGGGCAATCTCCTGGGCGAGGACCGCCTGCTCGCCGGGCTTGCGCCGGAACAGCGCCGCGCTTCCTACGACCTGCTGCACGACATCCCCGACGAAGTCGCCCGCGTACTGCAACGCGAAGGCATCGCCTGCGACTACCGCAAGGGCGGCGTGCTCTACACCGCCGCGCGCTACCCGGAGCAGGAAACCCGCCTGCGCGAGTACCTCGCGCACCTCTACGCCGAGGGCCTGACCGAGGACGATTACCGCTGGCTCAACGCCAGTCAGCTCGCCGAGCAACTGCGCATTCCCAGCGCGCTGGGCGCCATCCACACCCCGCACTGCGCCACCATCGACCCGGCCAAGCTGGTCCGTGGCCTGGCCCGCGCCGTGGAACGCCAGGGCGTGCAGATCTTCGAGAAGAGCCGCGTCACCCACTGGGCGCCCGGCCTGCTGCGCACCGACCAGGGCGAGCTGAAGGCGCACTGGGTGGTGCCGGCCATCGAAGGCTACGCCGCCGACCTGCCGCCGCTGGGCAACTACCAGTTGCCGGTGCAGAGCCTGCTGGTGGCCACCGAGCCGCTGCCCGAAGCGGCCTGGGCCGAGATCGGCCTGGAGAACGGCCAGGCCTTCAGCGAGTTCAGTCGCCAGGTCACCTATGGCCAGCGCACCGCCGACAACCGCCTGGCCTTCGGCGCCCGTGGCGGCTATCGCTTCGGCGGCCGGCTGCGCACCGATTTCAGCCTGACCGACGATGAAG
This Pseudomonas sp. ATCC 13867 DNA region includes the following protein-coding sequences:
- a CDS encoding DUF1329 domain-containing protein, which encodes MRTTRILQCGALALSLLSCGVMAAVSADEVAKLGSSLTPMGSQKEGNADGSIPAWTGGIARDAAKVDAKGFLADPFAGEQPLFTITAQNAGQYKDKLSAGQLALFKRYPDTYKIPVYKSHRTFALPDDIYGAIKRSAEFVQPINDGNGLENFEKSRYYAFPIPKNGVQALWNHLTRYHGGNISRVVVQVVPQTNGSYTPIRFEESIAVPQSMSDQDEGKTGNILTYFKQQVTAPARLAGNVLLVHETLDQVKEPRLAWIYNAGQRRVRRAPQVAYDGPGTASDGMRTSDNYDMFSGAPDRYDWKLVGKREMYIPYNSYRLNSPQLTYDDIVKPGHINQDLTRYELHRVWEVVGTLKSGERNIYATRRFYLDEDSWQIAESELYDGRGQLWRVGEGHSMTFYPELATGYSAESLYDVLAGRYVTFGLNNEEKRGYQFGVKASMADFTPAALRNTGVR
- a CDS encoding DUF1302 domain-containing protein is translated as MTTKTRRGFFQPQLLATAVALGCATQAQAVSFNIGEIEGQFDSSLSVGASWSTQSPKQDLIGSANGGHGMTQTNDDGRLNFRKGHTFSKIFKGIHDLELKYGDFGVFTRGKYWYDFRLKDESVAWKDISDDGRKEGAKSSGAQLLDAFGYYNYSIAEMPGTVRLGKQVVSWGESTFIGNSINAINPIDVSAFRRPGSEIKEGLIPVNMLYLSQSLTDSLSVEGFYQLEWDQTVLDNCGTFFSTTDVAADGCNSNYNILDKNTVSALNAPATKALLNSLGVTVTPEGLMVPRGADRDARDSGQWGLTLRWLGDDVEYGAYAMNYHSRTPIVSMKNASAADIGNALTAISAGASALAQPILLGRGNYFLEYPEDIRLYGLSFSTTLPTGTAWNGEISYRPNMPLQLNTTDLTPLLATTVADGLASGGVPGALAQAGQVNHGYVRKEVTQAQTTFTHFFDQTLGADRVTVVGEVGVTYVGGMTNDVGERYGRDSVYGVPENAAADAEYGSGGFYTSSSWGYRARAIWDYNNVFAGVNLKPNVAWSHDVHGYGPVFNEGSKAASVGLDAEYQNTYTASLNYTNFFGGDYNTIVDRDFVSLSFGVNF
- a CDS encoding nuclear transport factor 2 family protein, giving the protein MRYHQCWKHRDLEAVLALYHPQVEYNDFFQNRCLGLSELREYVLGTMPSRPEEFLDHIDRIRVDGDTAFIQYRIAVTLSGRLATFHSSEAITVRDGMIWRINEYASVAREGAENRSQASDPRPATSRLGLSPRQLSQLANDLEHYFSKSQPYLAPDLDLTQVATATGYTRNQISYLLNQVMGLSFYQYVNQTRLTHLLGQLRPPLPARIDELAFSAGFNSLSAFYRCFRQHTGQSPREYLKRLRDEQNDA
- a CDS encoding NAD(P)/FAD-dependent oxidoreductase, with protein sequence MSAWRHISLWMNQLDDDLVPRPALHGALDVDVAIAGAGYTGLWTAYYLKQRAPQLKVAIVEAETAGFGASGRNGGWLMGNLLGEDRLLAGLAPEQRRASYDLLHDIPDEVARVLQREGIACDYRKGGVLYTAARYPEQETRLREYLAHLYAEGLTEDDYRWLNASQLAEQLRIPSALGAIHTPHCATIDPAKLVRGLARAVERQGVQIFEKSRVTHWAPGLLRTDQGELKAHWVVPAIEGYAADLPPLGNYQLPVQSLLVATEPLPEAAWAEIGLENGQAFSEFSRQVTYGQRTADNRLAFGARGGYRFGGRLRTDFSLTDDEVGLRRYLFGELFPRLKDVRITHTWGGNLGMSRRFHPHMLIDRRNGIALSGGYGGEGVGATNLGGRTLADLILGQQSELTRQPWVIDDRRVQDGLRGWEPEPCRWLGYNAIIRSFVHEDEVLANPHSAPWRRRLAEKLAATMEGLMTWKVG